In a genomic window of Rhinolophus ferrumequinum isolate MPI-CBG mRhiFer1 chromosome 2, mRhiFer1_v1.p, whole genome shotgun sequence:
- the SMIM11 gene encoding small integral membrane protein 11 has product MNWKVLEHVPLLLYILAAKTLILCLAFAGVKIYQRKRLEAQQQKLEAEKKKQSEKKYN; this is encoded by the exons ATGAACTGGAAA GTTCTTGAACACGTTCCCCTGCTGCTGTATATCTTGGCAGCGAAGACATTGATTCTCTGCCTGGCATTTGCTGGAGTCAAAATATACCAAAGGAAAAGATTGGAAGCACAACAGCAAAAACTGGAAgctgaaaagaagaaacaatcagagaagaaatataaCTAA
- the KCNE2 gene encoding potassium voltage-gated channel subfamily E member 2 isoform X1 — protein sequence MEPKQEKNMPTLSNLTQTLEDVFKRIFVTYMDNWRRNTTAEQEALQAKVAAENFYYVILYLMVMIGMFSFIVVAILVSTVKSKRQEHSNDPYHQYIVEDWREKYKSQILNLEESRATIHENTGAAGFKMFP from the coding sequence CAGGAGAAAAATATGCCTACTTTGTCCAATCTGACACAGACACTGGAAGATGTCTTCAAAAGGATTTTTGTGACTTACATGGACAATTGGCGCAGGAACACGACAGCCGAGCAAGAGGCTCTGCAGGCCAAAGTGGCTGCCGAGAACTTCTACTACGTCATCTTGTACCTCATGGTGATGATCggaatgttttctttcattgtcgTAGCCATCTTGGTAAGCACGGTGAAGTCCAAGAGGCAAGAACACTCCAACGACCCCTATCACCAGTACATCGTGGAGGACTGGCGAGAGAAGTACAAGAGCCAGATTCTGAATCTGGAAGAATCCAGGGCCACCATCCATGAGAACACTGGGGCAGCAGGGTTCAAAATGTTTCCTTGA
- the KCNE2 gene encoding potassium voltage-gated channel subfamily E member 2 isoform X2: MPTLSNLTQTLEDVFKRIFVTYMDNWRRNTTAEQEALQAKVAAENFYYVILYLMVMIGMFSFIVVAILVSTVKSKRQEHSNDPYHQYIVEDWREKYKSQILNLEESRATIHENTGAAGFKMFP, encoded by the coding sequence ATGCCTACTTTGTCCAATCTGACACAGACACTGGAAGATGTCTTCAAAAGGATTTTTGTGACTTACATGGACAATTGGCGCAGGAACACGACAGCCGAGCAAGAGGCTCTGCAGGCCAAAGTGGCTGCCGAGAACTTCTACTACGTCATCTTGTACCTCATGGTGATGATCggaatgttttctttcattgtcgTAGCCATCTTGGTAAGCACGGTGAAGTCCAAGAGGCAAGAACACTCCAACGACCCCTATCACCAGTACATCGTGGAGGACTGGCGAGAGAAGTACAAGAGCCAGATTCTGAATCTGGAAGAATCCAGGGCCACCATCCATGAGAACACTGGGGCAGCAGGGTTCAAAATGTTTCCTTGA